The Radiobacillus deserti genomic interval CACCGCAACGATTTCAAAAGACGGAGACTTTTGAAAGAATGCTTCTACTGCTTCAAACGCTTTATCCTTTGTTGTTTTAAAATAATGGGTTCTTAAACTAGAATCCCAGTGATTTTCGTTTGTTTCTGTATGTGTATCAATAAATTTAGAATAGGCTTGTTTGACGTTCATTTGCAGCCCCCTCATGCTTTTCCTTTATTTTAACATGTTTTTGATTTAGAAACAGTAATCAACGAAAGAAAACTTGAGACGTCTGTGGTGTCAGCACCTTAGCTAGTAAAAAACACTCCTGCCATGGGCAAGAGTGTGTAAATTATAGTGCATTAAATTGTTGAACCGTTACAGGACCCATTCCTCTTGGAACTTCCACTTTCTCACATGTTTTAGCTTCTAAAGAATCAGATATAAACTCTGCTGCAACATTCGGGTCAATAATATCTCCGCACGTGTACACATCAATACTAGCGTATCCATGTTCAGGAAAGCTATGAATCGTTAAATGTGATTCTGAAATGATAACAACACCACTCACACCGTATGGAGCAAACTTGTGAAAGGCAACCTCTCTCACTTCTGCACCTGCTTTTAAAGCTGCGTTAACAAACACTTGCTCAATCAGGTTTATATCATTAAGCTTTTCTGTATTACAGTTCCACAGTTCCGCAATTACGTGTCTTCCCATTGTATCCATGGTAACTCCCCCTTACGTTTTAAATTCCAATAATGATGCAAATGACTACCACAGGGGGAAGTTAGTCCAATGAGGTCCTAACCCTTTGAGTAGTCACCAAGGCACATTAATTGACCATGATGCTTTGATTGAT includes:
- the speD gene encoding adenosylmethionine decarboxylase, which translates into the protein MDTMGRHVIAELWNCNTEKLNDINLIEQVFVNAALKAGAEVREVAFHKFAPYGVSGVVIISESHLTIHSFPEHGYASIDVYTCGDIIDPNVAAEFISDSLEAKTCEKVEVPRGMGPVTVQQFNAL